A single window of Nicotiana sylvestris chromosome 3, ASM39365v2, whole genome shotgun sequence DNA harbors:
- the LOC104245160 gene encoding uncharacterized protein, translating into MANVLHHRHQSMGSAYYMLESLKKMFGEKNRVAKQTSMKALLNIKMAEGSSIIDHVLKIMDLLNELEVLEAVIYKKSQVEMVLQTLPDSFQQFLLNYNMNKMNLLLEKLWNELQAVESIIK; encoded by the coding sequence ATGGCGAATGTTTTGCATCATCGGCATCAGTCTATGGGGTCTGCTTATTACATGCTTGAAAGTCTCAAAAAGATGTTCGGTGAGAAAAATCGTGTGGCTAAGCAGACATCCATGAAAGCCCTTTTGAATATTAAGATGGCTGAAGGATCATCAATTATAGACCATGTTCTGAAGATAATGGATCTTCTGAATGAACTGGAAGTCCTTGAAGCTGTGATTTATAAGAAATCTCAAGTTGAGATGGTCCTGCAGACTCTGCCCGATAGTTTTCAACAATTTCTCTTGAACTATAATATGAACAAAATGAATTTGTTACTAGAGAAATTGTGGAATGAGCTGCAAGCAGTAGAATCTATTATCAAATAG